Proteins co-encoded in one Dehalogenimonas sp. WBC-2 genomic window:
- a CDS encoding phosphoribosylamine-glycine ligase, with amino-acid sequence MSSPKVEAVFVAPGNGGTAEIAHNLDIEPTDFPRLLAAVESNGIDLVVVGPEAPLAAGIVDEFQSRCIPVFGPSRAAAQLEASKSFARHLMEKYAIPCAQGRSFTSYPEAKAYLQKQSLPLVIKADGLAAGKGVSICTTMIEAESALSRIMESRVFGSAGASVVIEECLVGQEMSYLAFTDGNTILPMPPACDYKRVFDGNNGPNTGGMGAYCPPPFFTPHMAAQLNATVMYPIVRALADEGITYRGVIYAGLMLTDSGPRVLEFNARFGDPETQVIIPRLKTDLVDIMLHVIDGSLDKINIEWADTNCVAVVMASGGYPEEYKKGVTISGLADINPEATVFHAGTKISHNGRVVTTGGRVLSITGCGHSLDEARRKVYENINCISFNGAHYRRDIALFTEEQ; translated from the coding sequence ATGAGCAGCCCTAAGGTGGAGGCTGTTTTTGTGGCACCGGGCAACGGCGGTACGGCTGAGATAGCCCATAATCTGGATATAGAACCGACTGATTTTCCCAGATTACTGGCCGCCGTGGAATCCAATGGTATTGATCTGGTGGTGGTCGGCCCTGAGGCACCTCTGGCTGCCGGTATCGTGGATGAATTCCAATCTCGATGTATTCCAGTATTCGGTCCGTCACGGGCAGCAGCGCAACTGGAAGCCTCAAAGTCCTTTGCCCGTCACCTTATGGAAAAATATGCCATCCCCTGTGCCCAGGGGCGGTCTTTCACCAGCTATCCAGAGGCAAAAGCGTACTTGCAAAAACAAAGTCTGCCTTTGGTAATCAAAGCCGACGGGTTGGCCGCCGGCAAGGGCGTTAGTATCTGTACCACCATGATTGAGGCTGAGTCGGCGCTTTCCAGGATAATGGAATCACGGGTATTTGGCAGTGCCGGTGCATCGGTGGTAATTGAAGAGTGTCTCGTTGGGCAGGAGATGAGTTATCTGGCCTTTACCGACGGTAATACTATACTGCCGATGCCTCCGGCTTGTGATTACAAGCGTGTATTTGATGGAAATAACGGTCCCAACACCGGCGGCATGGGCGCATACTGTCCACCGCCGTTTTTCACGCCACACATGGCAGCTCAATTGAATGCTACAGTGATGTATCCTATAGTCAGGGCACTCGCCGATGAAGGTATCACCTACCGTGGGGTCATATATGCCGGTCTGATGCTGACCGATTCTGGTCCCAGGGTTCTTGAGTTTAACGCCAGATTTGGTGACCCGGAGACACAGGTCATCATACCGCGTTTGAAAACAGACCTGGTGGATATTATGCTCCATGTAATTGATGGTTCACTGGATAAGATAAACATTGAATGGGCAGACACTAATTGTGTTGCTGTAGTTATGGCGTCCGGCGGCTACCCGGAAGAGTATAAGAAAGGCGTCACAATAAGCGGGTTGGCTGACATTAATCCGGAGGCAACCGTTTTCCACGCCGGCACTAAAATTTCCCATAACGGACGGGTGGTTACTACCGGAGGCCGCGTGCTGTCAATTACCGGCTGCGGCCACTCACTCGATGAAGCCCGTCGTAAAGTGTATGAGAATATCAACTGCATCTCTTTTAACGGCGCCCACTATCGCCGCGATATTGCGCTATTCACTGAGGAGCAATAA
- a CDS encoding GMP synthase (GMP synthase [glutamine-hydrolyzing]): MIIFYTINMTENKDASASSETHRVTTSGDIEVATYLEIAKQASTTLATDEAVSGALRESIVIFDFGSQYSLLIARRIREINVYCELVPHDTPWDKIAHLNPKGIILSGGPASVYAPGAPMAPAYIYERNLPILGVCYGMQLITQQLGGIVAQGQAREYGHAIMHLSEIESPLFKDLPEASAAWMSHGDRVEKLPPGFRSLAYTENSPLAVMGNDDNIYGLQFHPEVAHTPYGKKLLQNFVFNICGCQPSWTPGHFVSESIAKIKEQVGDGKVIAALSGGVDSSIVATLIHRAIGDQLTCIFVNNGLLRREEAERTLKVFKQNLGMNIVFVEATDRFLERLAGVTDPELKRKAIGVEFIRVFEEEALKLGQVDFLAQGTLYPDVIESISSVGTASAKIKSHHNVGGLPDNMSLKLLEPVRYLFKDEVRQVGMELGLPEEMVWRQPFPGPGLAIRVIGEVTREKLEMLRASDWIVMHEIKKAGLYRQVWQSFAIITDVRSVGVMGDFRTYGHLVAIRAVTSDDAMTADWARLPYDLLARISNRIVNEVPGVNRVVYDITSKPPGTIEWE, translated from the coding sequence ATGATAATCTTTTATACTATCAACATGACAGAAAATAAAGACGCCTCAGCATCTTCGGAAACACATCGCGTCACCACGTCCGGCGACATAGAGGTAGCTACCTATCTGGAAATTGCCAAACAAGCCTCAACCACCCTAGCTACGGATGAAGCTGTTTCCGGTGCTTTACGCGAATCAATTGTCATATTTGACTTCGGGTCACAATACAGTTTGCTTATCGCCAGACGCATTCGTGAAATTAATGTTTATTGTGAACTGGTGCCTCATGACACTCCCTGGGATAAAATTGCCCATTTAAATCCTAAAGGCATTATTCTGTCAGGCGGCCCGGCGTCTGTTTACGCCCCGGGAGCGCCAATGGCCCCGGCCTATATTTACGAACGCAATCTTCCGATACTCGGCGTCTGTTATGGTATGCAACTTATCACTCAACAACTTGGCGGCATCGTGGCTCAGGGTCAAGCCCGTGAATACGGACACGCAATAATGCATTTGAGTGAAATTGAATCCCCTCTTTTTAAAGATCTACCGGAGGCTTCAGCCGCCTGGATGAGTCACGGAGACCGGGTGGAAAAGCTACCGCCGGGTTTTAGATCACTGGCTTACACCGAAAACTCTCCCCTTGCAGTAATGGGTAATGATGATAATATCTATGGTCTGCAGTTCCATCCTGAAGTAGCACATACCCCTTATGGTAAAAAACTACTACAAAATTTTGTTTTCAATATTTGCGGTTGTCAGCCTAGCTGGACTCCGGGTCATTTTGTCTCTGAAAGCATCGCCAAGATAAAAGAGCAAGTCGGTGACGGCAAAGTCATCGCCGCGCTTTCCGGGGGTGTGGACTCATCGATTGTGGCAACACTTATCCATCGGGCCATTGGCGACCAACTGACCTGCATCTTCGTCAATAACGGCTTGCTGCGCCGTGAAGAAGCTGAACGGACCCTCAAGGTATTCAAACAGAATCTGGGAATGAATATCGTTTTTGTTGAAGCCACTGATCGTTTTCTTGAAAGATTGGCCGGAGTTACCGACCCGGAATTAAAACGCAAGGCAATCGGTGTTGAGTTTATACGTGTTTTTGAAGAAGAGGCTCTCAAGCTGGGCCAAGTGGATTTCCTGGCCCAGGGCACGCTCTATCCTGACGTTATCGAGAGTATATCTTCAGTTGGTACTGCCTCAGCTAAAATAAAAAGTCATCACAATGTTGGCGGTTTGCCGGACAATATGTCATTGAAGCTTTTGGAGCCAGTGCGCTACCTCTTTAAAGATGAAGTACGTCAGGTAGGCATGGAGCTTGGACTGCCTGAAGAAATGGTTTGGCGCCAGCCGTTCCCGGGACCCGGCCTGGCGATTCGGGTTATCGGTGAAGTAACACGAGAAAAGCTGGAGATGCTGCGCGCTTCCGATTGGATTGTAATGCATGAAATCAAGAAAGCCGGCCTGTACCGGCAGGTATGGCAAAGTTTCGCCATTATAACCGATGTCAGAAGTGTCGGTGTCATGGGAGACTTCCGTACCTACGGCCATCTTGTGGCAATCCGTGCCGTCACCAGTGATGATGCCATGACTGCAGACTGGGCTCGTCTGCCTTATGACCTGCTGGCCCGAATATCAAATCGGATCGTAAATGAAGTGCCAGGTGTTAATCGGGTAGTGTATGATATAACTTCCAAACCGCCCGGCACTATAGAATGGGAATAA
- the tscC gene encoding TsaC (TsaC protein (YrdC-Sua5 domains) required for threonylcarbamoyladenosine t(6)A37 modification in tRNA), giving the protein MDLVNSPHYTSHELTLAIETLKNGGVVALPTDTVYCLAAALDHPKAISRIFDIKGRQTIIALPVLVSDADQLRQVAETPPLAELLMQRFMPGGLTMILKRKGIVPDIVTGGRDTVAVRIPNHALTLHIIRATGMPLTGTSANLSGHGSVDNARDVLTQLGSKVDMILNGGRCPGGRESTIVDLTTPFPTIVRDGAVPRADLEAYYI; this is encoded by the coding sequence TTGGATTTAGTCAATAGCCCACATTACACCAGTCATGAATTAACTCTTGCTATTGAGACTTTAAAAAACGGCGGTGTGGTGGCGCTACCCACCGATACCGTTTATTGCCTGGCGGCAGCTCTGGATCACCCCAAGGCTATCAGCCGGATATTTGATATCAAAGGGCGGCAAACCATAATAGCATTACCGGTACTGGTGTCTGATGCTGATCAATTGCGCCAGGTGGCTGAAACACCGCCGCTGGCTGAACTTCTAATGCAGCGCTTTATGCCCGGCGGACTCACTATGATATTGAAACGGAAAGGAATAGTGCCGGACATTGTCACCGGCGGACGTGACACCGTGGCGGTGCGGATCCCGAACCACGCTCTGACACTGCACATTATCAGAGCCACTGGCATGCCTTTGACCGGCACCAGCGCCAATCTGAGTGGGCACGGCAGTGTCGATAACGCCCGGGATGTGCTGACTCAGCTCGGGAGCAAGGTGGACATGATTCTTAATGGCGGACGCTGTCCCGGTGGCAGAGAATCCACCATTGTTGACCTGACAACACCTTTCCCAACCATTGTTCGTGACGGAGCAGTACCCAGAGCAGACCTTGAAGCCTATTATATTTAA
- a CDS encoding ribose 5-phosphate isomerase B → MKLKIAEWLKDNGHQIVDLGTDGLEPADYPDYALAVANLVAVEQAERGILICGTGIGMSMAANKFKGIRAALCYKPEFAILTRKHNDANILCLGEINGDELNLDVLKVFVNTEFEGGRHQRRVDKIADCGC, encoded by the coding sequence TTGAAGCTAAAAATAGCTGAATGGTTGAAAGATAACGGACACCAGATTGTTGACCTTGGCACTGACGGTCTGGAACCAGCAGATTATCCAGATTATGCCCTTGCGGTAGCTAATTTAGTAGCCGTCGAGCAAGCTGAAAGAGGTATTCTTATCTGTGGCACCGGTATTGGCATGAGCATGGCGGCTAACAAATTTAAAGGTATCCGGGCGGCGCTTTGTTATAAACCTGAATTTGCTATCCTAACCCGCAAACACAATGATGCCAATATCCTGTGCCTGGGCGAAATAAACGGCGATGAATTGAATTTAGATGTACTGAAGGTGTTTGTTAATACAGAATTTGAAGGCGGCCGACATCAGCGCCGGGTAGACAAAATAGCAGATTGTGGTTGCTGA
- a CDS encoding dihydroxy-acid dehydratase, which translates to MRSDSIKIGPERAPHRALLRSLGVSPSDFKKPFIGIVNSFTDVVPGHQHLREISEAVKSGVRTAGGVPFEFNTIAVCDGLAMNHTGMKYSLASRELIADTVEIMAQAHAFDGLVFIPNCDKVIPGMLMAAVRLNIPAVFISGGPMLAGRINQDGEIRKVDLSSVFEAVGKFVKGDINETNLEEIEAAACPGCGSCSGLFTANTMNCLTEALGMGLPGNGTIPAVDRRRYQLAHQAGETVLRLIKEDLRPRQIITQRAIDNAFVVDVALGGSSNSVLHLTAIAHEAGIRYPLSRINEISDKTPCLCRIRPAGEHHIEDLDLAGGIPAVMRELKDHLSLDCRTVYGGIIADMIQVAPHADGNVIRLIDKPHSAKGGIAILFGNLAPEGAVVKRSAVAPEMMVHSGPARVFNSEEAATEGIKTNQVESGDVIIIRYEGPRGGPGMREMLTPTSLLAGMGLDKEVALVTDGRFSGATRGAAIGHAAPEAALGGPIAAIEEGDVIDIDIPNHRLNVRLSDKEINDRLGKLTVFEPKIKTGYLKRYAEQVSSASLGAVFAD; encoded by the coding sequence ATGAGAAGCGACTCCATTAAAATCGGCCCTGAACGCGCACCTCACCGTGCATTACTACGTTCTCTGGGAGTTAGTCCGTCTGATTTCAAAAAACCCTTTATCGGTATTGTCAACAGCTTTACCGACGTAGTACCCGGGCACCAGCACCTTCGTGAAATCTCTGAGGCGGTCAAAAGCGGTGTTCGGACGGCTGGGGGCGTACCTTTTGAGTTCAATACCATTGCGGTTTGTGATGGCCTGGCCATGAATCACACTGGCATGAAGTACAGCCTGGCATCGCGTGAACTCATTGCCGATACAGTAGAAATTATGGCTCAGGCTCATGCCTTTGACGGCCTGGTTTTTATCCCAAATTGTGACAAGGTCATTCCCGGCATGTTAATGGCGGCTGTCCGGTTGAATATCCCGGCAGTATTCATTAGCGGTGGCCCGATGCTGGCTGGGCGTATCAACCAAGACGGTGAGATCAGAAAAGTTGACCTGAGTTCCGTCTTTGAAGCGGTGGGGAAGTTCGTCAAGGGTGACATAAATGAGACTAATTTAGAAGAAATTGAAGCTGCAGCTTGTCCCGGCTGCGGCTCCTGCTCTGGATTGTTCACCGCCAATACCATGAACTGCCTGACCGAAGCACTGGGAATGGGACTTCCCGGCAACGGCACAATTCCAGCGGTGGACCGCCGCCGTTATCAACTGGCACATCAAGCTGGAGAGACGGTGCTGCGCCTTATAAAGGAAGATTTGAGACCGCGGCAAATAATCACCCAGAGGGCTATCGACAACGCTTTTGTCGTTGACGTGGCCCTTGGCGGGAGCAGTAATTCAGTGCTCCACCTGACAGCAATAGCTCATGAGGCAGGAATAAGATACCCACTTAGCCGGATCAATGAGATCAGCGATAAAACACCATGCTTGTGTCGCATCCGGCCAGCTGGTGAGCATCATATTGAAGACCTTGACCTGGCCGGTGGTATTCCGGCAGTCATGCGTGAACTGAAAGACCACCTTTCCCTAGATTGCCGAACTGTTTATGGCGGAATCATCGCTGATATGATCCAAGTGGCGCCTCATGCCGATGGCAATGTCATCAGGCTTATAGATAAGCCTCATTCCGCCAAAGGTGGAATTGCCATTCTCTTCGGTAATTTAGCGCCTGAAGGAGCGGTGGTAAAACGATCCGCCGTCGCCCCGGAGATGATGGTGCATTCTGGCCCGGCCAGGGTTTTTAACTCTGAGGAAGCAGCCACTGAAGGTATCAAGACCAACCAGGTTGAATCCGGAGACGTTATTATTATTAGATATGAAGGTCCCCGTGGTGGTCCTGGTATGAGAGAAATGCTGACACCGACTTCGCTGCTGGCAGGCATGGGACTAGACAAGGAAGTGGCGTTGGTGACCGACGGACGTTTCTCCGGTGCCACGCGTGGTGCCGCTATCGGGCATGCTGCGCCGGAAGCAGCACTCGGTGGCCCTATCGCTGCCATTGAAGAAGGTGACGTGATTGACATTGATATTCCAAACCACCGGTTAAATGTTCGATTAAGTGACAAAGAGATTAATGATAGATTGGGCAAGTTAACTGTTTTTGAACCGAAGATTAAAACCGGCTATCTGAAAAGATATGCCGAACAGGTCTCATCGGCCAGCCTCGGCGCTGTTTTCGCCGATTAG
- a CDS encoding acetolactate synthase large subunit — translation MKQTGAQILCESLLKEGVDVIFGYPGGQVLPLYHTLTQYPALRHILVRHEQGAVHAADAYSRVTGRVGVCLATSGPGATNLVTGLANAYIDSVPMVAITGQVPSNMIGRDAFQEADITGITIPITKHNYLVMNVSDLARTVKEAFYIAGTGRPGPVLIDLPRDIQQECTEFHYPEKVNLPGYKPTLGGNPLQIKKAAKLLAEAVKPVILAGHGVRISHAYRELKQLAETLQMPVVTTLLGISGFPESHELSFGMLGMHGSACANLAVTNADLIIAIGMRFDDRATGKLNAFAPEARVIHIDIDPAEVGKNVKVEVPIVGDARTVLVELNKEIAPKRHDAWLKQLNDWKIEFPSGFDIRESKGILPQYVIRKIWEVTKGQATVVTGVGQHQMFAAQHFFYDKPNSFITSGGLGTMGFELPAAFGAKIGLPDETVWCIAGDGSIQMTIQELGTIRQENANVKIAILNNGFLGMVRQWQELFYEHNYSATPLWCPDFIKIADGYSIPARNVTCKSDVVPAIEQAMAEPGPYIINFVVEPEENVYPMVPPGAGIDQILHEPRKEAC, via the coding sequence ATGAAACAAACCGGCGCTCAAATACTTTGCGAAAGCCTTTTGAAAGAAGGGGTAGATGTAATTTTTGGTTATCCGGGCGGTCAGGTATTGCCACTGTATCATACGCTTACCCAGTACCCGGCGTTACGGCATATCCTGGTGCGTCATGAACAGGGAGCAGTACATGCCGCTGATGCTTATTCACGGGTGACCGGGCGTGTTGGTGTTTGTTTAGCCACATCCGGTCCTGGCGCCACCAATTTGGTGACCGGACTTGCCAATGCCTACATAGACTCAGTGCCCATGGTAGCCATCACCGGGCAGGTTCCGAGTAACATGATCGGTCGGGACGCATTTCAAGAAGCCGATATCACAGGTATCACCATCCCCATTACCAAGCACAATTACTTGGTGATGAATGTCAGTGATTTGGCGCGCACGGTTAAAGAAGCATTTTATATCGCCGGAACCGGCCGTCCCGGCCCGGTGCTAATTGATTTACCGCGGGATATCCAGCAGGAATGCACTGAGTTCCATTATCCTGAAAAGGTCAACCTGCCGGGCTACAAACCTACACTTGGCGGTAATCCGCTGCAGATAAAGAAAGCCGCTAAACTGCTGGCTGAAGCTGTAAAACCGGTCATCCTTGCCGGACACGGCGTCCGTATTTCTCACGCCTACCGTGAACTCAAACAATTGGCGGAAACGCTGCAGATGCCAGTTGTGACTACGTTATTAGGTATATCTGGTTTCCCTGAAAGCCATGAATTGTCTTTCGGTATGTTGGGGATGCATGGCTCGGCTTGCGCCAATCTGGCTGTTACTAACGCCGATCTCATCATCGCCATAGGCATGCGTTTTGACGACCGTGCCACCGGTAAGCTCAATGCTTTCGCCCCTGAGGCCAGAGTGATCCATATTGATATTGATCCGGCTGAAGTAGGTAAAAATGTCAAGGTAGAAGTGCCTATTGTTGGTGACGCAAGGACTGTCCTGGTTGAACTCAACAAAGAAATAGCACCCAAGCGCCATGACGCCTGGTTAAAACAATTGAACGATTGGAAAATTGAATTTCCATCTGGCTTTGATATCCGGGAATCAAAAGGTATTTTGCCTCAGTATGTCATCCGTAAGATATGGGAAGTGACCAAAGGGCAGGCAACAGTGGTTACCGGTGTTGGACAGCACCAGATGTTTGCGGCACAACACTTCTTTTACGACAAACCCAACAGCTTTATAACCTCAGGTGGTCTGGGCACTATGGGTTTCGAGCTTCCGGCGGCTTTTGGTGCCAAGATCGGCTTGCCGGATGAGACTGTGTGGTGCATTGCCGGCGACGGCAGCATTCAGATGACCATTCAGGAACTAGGCACTATCCGCCAGGAAAACGCGAATGTAAAAATCGCTATTCTCAATAACGGATTCCTTGGCATGGTCAGACAATGGCAGGAATTATTCTACGAACACAACTACTCAGCTACGCCGCTTTGGTGCCCGGACTTTATTAAAATCGCCGATGGCTACAGCATCCCGGCACGCAATGTAACCTGCAAATCTGACGTAGTGCCAGCCATTGAACAAGCCATGGCGGAACCGGGACCATACATCATCAATTTTGTTGTTGAACCAGAGGAAAATGTTTATCCCATGGTGCCGCCTGGGGCAGGCATTGACCAGATATTGCATGAACCCCGCAAGGAGGCTTGCTGA
- a CDS encoding acetolactate synthase small subunit gives MATTKHTIVALVADRPGVLNRMASLFRRRGFNIDSIAVGHSETPHLSRMTIVAEGSNTQVEQIRKQVEKIIDVIRVQDISAHDIVTRELALIKVKAGPENRSEIMQIVDIFRAKIVDVSASSVMVEATGDEEKVDSLYNLLKPFGIKEMTRTGRIAMTRGDQTSRREDSGTE, from the coding sequence ATGGCCACCACTAAACATACCATTGTAGCCTTAGTCGCTGATCGTCCGGGTGTCCTCAACCGCATGGCTAGTCTATTCCGCCGCCGCGGGTTCAATATTGATTCCATCGCTGTCGGGCATTCGGAAACGCCGCATCTGTCAAGAATGACCATTGTAGCTGAAGGCTCAAATACCCAGGTGGAGCAGATTCGGAAACAGGTTGAAAAGATAATTGACGTGATTCGGGTGCAGGATATCTCCGCCCATGATATCGTTACCCGTGAATTAGCACTAATTAAGGTCAAGGCAGGCCCAGAAAACCGTTCTGAGATTATGCAGATAGTAGACATATTCCGGGCAAAAATAGTCGATGTCTCAGCCAGTTCGGTTATGGTGGAAGCTACGGGAGATGAGGAAAAAGTTGATTCCCTGTATAATCTGCTGAAACCTTTTGGTATTAAGGAAATGACCAGAACCGGTCGAATCGCCATGACCCGGGGTGATCAAACCTCGCGCCGCGAAGATAGCGGAACTGAATAG
- a CDS encoding ketol-acid reductoisomerase, giving the protein MAVIYYEKDCNPALLKGKTIGIIGYGSQGHAHAQNLRDSGFKVVIGGVTGSPSCCRAADEGFEVLSNADMAKKADLIMILAPDQTQAKIYREDIAPNLRPGMTLLFAHGFNIHFGQILPPDNIDVAMIAPKGPGHMVRQVYTEGAGVPALIAVHQDATGKAKDIALAYAAGIGAARAGVLETTFAEETETDLFGEQAVLCGGASALIKAGFETLVEAGYQPEVAYFECLHELKLIVDLIYQGGLKYMRYSVSDTAEYGDYSRGPRIVTDETKDEMWRILTEIQDGSFAREWILENQAGKPHFNALRRIEAGHPIELVGDELRGMMSWLKKPRK; this is encoded by the coding sequence ATGGCCGTCATTTATTACGAAAAAGATTGTAACCCGGCATTATTAAAAGGGAAAACGATTGGTATCATAGGTTATGGTAGCCAGGGTCATGCCCATGCGCAGAATCTTCGTGACAGCGGATTCAAAGTAGTTATCGGCGGTGTTACCGGTTCGCCCAGTTGCTGCCGTGCTGCGGACGAGGGTTTTGAAGTACTGTCCAACGCAGATATGGCTAAAAAAGCCGACCTGATTATGATTTTAGCTCCGGATCAGACACAGGCCAAGATCTACCGTGAAGATATTGCGCCAAACTTACGGCCGGGTATGACCCTGCTGTTCGCCCATGGTTTCAATATCCATTTCGGTCAGATTTTGCCGCCGGATAATATTGATGTTGCCATGATTGCTCCAAAGGGCCCCGGACACATGGTGCGTCAGGTCTATACCGAGGGAGCTGGCGTACCGGCCCTTATCGCCGTCCATCAGGATGCCACCGGAAAAGCTAAGGACATCGCTCTGGCGTATGCCGCTGGCATAGGTGCGGCCCGTGCAGGTGTGTTAGAGACCACCTTTGCCGAGGAAACTGAGACAGATCTCTTCGGTGAACAAGCAGTCCTCTGCGGTGGCGCTTCGGCACTGATCAAAGCAGGTTTTGAGACCCTAGTTGAAGCCGGGTATCAGCCTGAAGTAGCTTATTTTGAGTGCCTGCATGAACTGAAATTGATCGTTGATCTTATTTATCAGGGCGGGTTGAAATACATGCGCTACTCGGTGAGTGACACTGCCGAGTATGGTGACTACAGTCGCGGCCCGCGTATCGTCACCGATGAGACCAAAGACGAGATGTGGCGCATTTTGACCGAAATTCAAGACGGCAGTTTTGCCCGGGAATGGATACTGGAGAACCAGGCCGGCAAACCGCATTTTAATGCCTTGCGCCGTATTGAGGCAGGCCATCCCATAGAGTTGGTAGGCGATGAATTGCGCGGCATGATGAGCTGGCTGAAAAAACCAAGGAAATAA